Proteins encoded together in one Schumannella luteola window:
- the uxaC gene encoding glucuronate isomerase has protein sequence MPMTLRLDPDRLLPADPATREVARSLYASTAELPIVSPHGHVDPRLIFDDQPFPNPAELFIRYDHYVTRLMHAAGVELADLGIPAADGRPIAEPRQVWRIFCTHWGLYAGTASGYWLQHTFSTLFDIDEHPSAENADALYDRIQAALETPEFRPRALFARFGIEVLATTDDPLDDLAVHAALAADPTFTGRVVPTFRPDGYINPLAPGYAENVRALAAWGDYAVDDYAGYLRALEHRRRHFVEHGAVSADFGVPQPYTVDLGVERAAALYAEAVSGSISAADARELLGHMLLESARMSVDDGLVMTIHPGVFRNHSSSTFQAYGPDTGHDIPVAVEYVENLRPLLERYGNHADLHLVLFAIDETVYSREIAPLAGFYRSVYVGAPWWFIDAPDAVLRFRAAVTETAGFSRGSGFIDDTRAFLSIPARHDMSRRLDAAFLARLVVEGRIDRAAAEQIAGDLVVAQPTKVFKL, from the coding sequence GTGCCGATGACGCTGCGACTCGATCCCGACCGACTGCTCCCCGCCGACCCCGCGACGCGCGAGGTGGCCCGCAGTCTCTACGCGTCGACGGCCGAGCTGCCGATCGTCTCGCCGCACGGCCACGTCGACCCGCGGCTGATCTTCGACGACCAGCCCTTCCCGAACCCGGCCGAGCTGTTCATCCGCTACGACCACTACGTCACGCGGCTCATGCACGCCGCCGGCGTCGAGCTGGCCGACCTCGGCATCCCCGCCGCCGACGGCCGCCCGATCGCCGAGCCGCGCCAGGTGTGGCGCATCTTCTGCACGCACTGGGGCCTCTACGCCGGCACCGCCTCGGGCTACTGGCTGCAGCACACCTTCTCGACGCTGTTCGACATCGACGAGCACCCCTCGGCCGAGAACGCCGATGCGCTCTACGACCGCATCCAGGCCGCGCTCGAGACGCCCGAGTTCCGCCCGCGCGCGCTGTTCGCCCGCTTCGGCATCGAGGTGCTCGCCACCACCGACGACCCGCTCGACGACCTCGCCGTGCACGCCGCGCTCGCCGCCGACCCGACCTTCACCGGCCGCGTCGTGCCGACGTTCCGCCCCGACGGCTACATCAACCCGCTCGCGCCGGGCTATGCCGAGAACGTGCGCGCCCTCGCCGCCTGGGGCGACTACGCGGTCGACGACTACGCCGGCTACCTGCGCGCGCTCGAGCACCGCCGCCGCCACTTCGTCGAGCACGGCGCCGTCTCCGCCGACTTCGGCGTGCCGCAGCCCTACACGGTCGACCTCGGCGTCGAGCGCGCCGCGGCTCTCTACGCCGAGGCCGTCTCCGGCTCGATCTCCGCGGCGGATGCGCGCGAGCTGCTCGGCCACATGCTGCTCGAGTCGGCCCGCATGAGCGTCGACGACGGACTCGTGATGACCATCCATCCGGGCGTCTTCCGCAACCACTCCAGCTCGACCTTCCAGGCGTATGGCCCCGACACCGGCCACGACATCCCGGTCGCCGTCGAGTACGTCGAGAACCTGCGGCCGCTGCTCGAGCGCTACGGCAACCACGCCGACCTGCACCTCGTGCTCTTCGCGATCGACGAGACCGTCTACTCGCGCGAGATCGCGCCGCTCGCCGGCTTCTACCGCTCGGTGTACGTCGGCGCGCCCTGGTGGTTCATCGACGCGCCGGATGCGGTGCTGCGCTTCCGCGCGGCCGTCACCGAGACCGCGGGCTTCTCGCGCGGCTCGGGCTTCATCGACGACACCCGCGCCTTCCTCTCCATCCCGGCCCGGCACGACATGTCGCGCCGCCTCGACGCCGCCTTCCTCGCGCGTCTCGTGGTCGAGGGCCGCATCGACCGCGCCGCGGCCGAGCAGATCGCGGGCGACCTCGTCGTCGCCCAGCCGACGAAGGTGTTCAAGCTGTGA
- a CDS encoding ATP-binding cassette domain-containing protein produces MSAAQPLLTVDQLEVAYPGRGFRAKPARILKGVSIEIGAGRTLGLVGESGSGKTTLGRALLGLAPVTGGRITFDGKDATHVSRAERKRLSRDMQVVFQDPYTSLNPAMEVGAILAEPLVVQGIGGVDAKKRIAELLDQVGLPSDSIHRLPREFSGGQRQRVAIARALALRPKLIVCDEPVSALDLSTQARVLDLFLAIQQETGVSYLFISHDLDVVRHISHEVSVLFRGDIVEHGPAEQVTRDPQHPYTKRLLLASPVPDPDRQAVRRRERRELIDAEAAEAAEAADAAGSAGASAESSTGAGAATADARPSESERSDALRG; encoded by the coding sequence ATGAGCGCGGCGCAGCCGCTGCTGACCGTCGACCAGCTCGAGGTCGCCTACCCCGGCCGCGGATTCCGGGCGAAGCCCGCCCGCATCCTCAAGGGCGTCTCGATCGAGATCGGCGCCGGCCGCACGCTCGGCCTCGTCGGCGAATCCGGCTCGGGCAAGACCACCCTCGGTCGGGCCCTGCTCGGGCTCGCGCCGGTCACGGGCGGTCGCATCACCTTCGACGGCAAGGACGCGACGCACGTGTCGCGAGCCGAGCGCAAGCGGCTCAGCCGCGACATGCAGGTCGTCTTCCAAGACCCGTACACCTCGCTCAACCCGGCGATGGAAGTCGGCGCGATCCTCGCCGAGCCGCTCGTCGTGCAGGGCATCGGAGGAGTGGACGCGAAGAAGCGCATCGCCGAGCTGCTCGACCAGGTCGGGCTGCCGAGCGACAGCATCCACCGTCTGCCGCGCGAGTTCTCGGGCGGACAGCGGCAGCGCGTCGCGATCGCCCGCGCCCTCGCGCTGCGGCCCAAGCTGATCGTCTGCGACGAGCCCGTCAGCGCCCTCGACCTGTCGACGCAGGCGCGCGTGCTCGACCTGTTCCTCGCGATCCAGCAGGAGACCGGGGTGTCGTACCTCTTCATCTCGCACGACCTCGACGTGGTGCGCCACATCAGTCACGAGGTCTCGGTGCTGTTCCGCGGCGACATCGTCGAGCACGGGCCGGCCGAGCAGGTGACGCGCGACCCGCAGCATCCGTACACGAAGCGGCTGCTGCTGGCCTCGCCGGTGCCCGACCCCGATCGCCAGGCCGTGCGCCGTCGCGAGCGGCGCGAGCTCATCGACGCGGAGGCGGCGGAGGCGGCGGAGGCGGCGGACGCGGCCGGGTCCGCGGGAGCGTCGGCGGAGTCGTCGACCGGCGCCGGCGCGGCCACAGCGGATGCCCGCCCGAGCGAGAGCGAGCGCTCGGATGCTCTCCGAGGCTGA
- a CDS encoding LacI family DNA-binding transcriptional regulator, with amino-acid sequence MSNADGPRRGPGSAPTIYDVAKLAGVNPSTVSRALNSPGRINAKTEARVRAAAEELRYRLNPMARALPTGKTGTLGLILSDITNPMIAGIVRGAQQAAAEHGYTLVLAESQEDSELESTAADRILRSVDGVVLAASRLDDAQIQQFADERPLVLINRDSDGVDSVIGDVEPGIDEAVAHLHLLGHDRIVYLSGPTQSWMSRHRAEVIQAVGARRGVAIDVVGPNRPTLDIGPEALPRLVAAGATAVMAYNDVMAIGLIRAAGHQGMVIPDDLSIVGFDDVFGADFTSPPLTTVQMPLLNLGDLAVRRLLAKIDGDTAAPKIEPPVSRLIIRGSSGRARV; translated from the coding sequence ATGTCGAACGCCGACGGCCCGCGCCGAGGACCCGGATCCGCCCCGACGATCTACGACGTCGCGAAGCTCGCCGGGGTCAACCCCTCGACCGTCTCGCGCGCGCTCAACTCGCCCGGGCGCATCAACGCCAAGACCGAAGCCCGCGTCCGTGCCGCCGCCGAAGAGCTGCGCTATCGCCTCAACCCGATGGCGCGCGCCCTTCCGACCGGCAAGACCGGCACGCTCGGGCTCATCCTCAGCGACATCACGAACCCGATGATCGCGGGCATCGTGCGGGGAGCCCAGCAGGCCGCGGCCGAGCACGGCTACACCCTGGTGCTCGCCGAATCGCAGGAGGACAGCGAGCTCGAGAGCACCGCGGCCGATCGCATCCTGCGCAGTGTCGACGGCGTCGTGCTCGCGGCGAGCCGCCTCGACGACGCGCAGATCCAGCAGTTCGCCGACGAGCGCCCGCTCGTGCTCATCAACCGCGACTCCGATGGCGTCGACTCGGTCATCGGCGACGTCGAGCCCGGCATCGACGAGGCCGTCGCGCACCTGCACCTGCTCGGGCACGATCGCATCGTCTACCTGTCGGGTCCGACCCAGTCGTGGATGAGTCGGCACCGCGCCGAGGTCATCCAGGCGGTGGGTGCGCGCCGCGGCGTCGCGATCGACGTGGTCGGCCCGAATCGGCCGACGCTCGACATCGGGCCCGAGGCGCTGCCGCGACTCGTGGCCGCCGGGGCGACCGCCGTCATGGCCTACAACGACGTCATGGCGATCGGGCTCATCCGCGCGGCCGGACACCAGGGGATGGTCATCCCCGACGACCTCAGCATCGTCGGCTTCGACGACGTCTTCGGCGCCGACTTCACCTCGCCGCCGCTGACGACCGTGCAGATGCCGCTGCTCAACCTGGGCGACCTCGCGGTGCGCCGACTGCTCGCGAAGATCGACGGCGACACGGCCGCGCCGAAGATCGAGCCGCCCGTGTCGCGGCTCATCATCCGCGGCTCCTCGGGGCGCGCCCGCGTCTGA
- the uidB gene encoding glucuronide transporter: MTTTTEPATTGQAAPRRLSALTLAGYGAGDAANNLAFTTATMFLLVYYTDVAGIGAAAAGTLLLVVRIFDAFADVFAGRIVDRTFSKRFGKFRPFLLFGSLPLLVLSFLTFNVPQIGETGMLIYAYLTYAALGLAYSLVNIPYGSLAGAITQTSKERAKLSSARTIGAAVVGAFLGVAIAPLITPENDLQSIFTFMTLGFIVVGFALYLFTFFTAKETVRRDVARISAKQSFAVIKSNVPLGLLCAASFVFLTGMLAMSSVQLYYLRDVLHAIGLYPVIAVVQIGGTLGIGVIMPTIVRRLGKRTAFLVGAVIVITGGAVAFFSPASAGVTGFIGLLISTLGVSFVGMLLWALEADTVEYGQWKTGVRGEGIIYAVFSFTRKTGQAVGGALAAYALAIGGYAAGAAQQSEGAEVAIRFAVGAIPAVAGILAFLIMFFYPLTDARHREIVAEIDERGHVSDPSLSTAAFVAGSDDAGLGALGDRRASAADGPTDDGPDDTASPSTDKEPRS; encoded by the coding sequence ATGACCACCACCACCGAGCCGGCCACCACCGGCCAGGCGGCACCCCGCCGGCTCAGCGCGCTCACGCTCGCCGGCTACGGCGCCGGAGACGCCGCGAACAACCTCGCCTTCACCACGGCGACGATGTTCCTGCTCGTCTACTACACCGACGTCGCCGGCATCGGCGCGGCCGCCGCCGGGACCCTGCTGCTCGTCGTGCGCATCTTCGACGCCTTCGCCGACGTGTTCGCCGGCCGCATCGTCGACCGCACCTTCTCGAAGCGCTTCGGCAAGTTCCGCCCGTTCCTGCTGTTCGGCTCGCTGCCGCTGCTCGTGCTGAGCTTCCTCACGTTCAACGTGCCGCAGATCGGCGAGACGGGCATGCTGATCTACGCCTACCTCACCTACGCGGCGCTCGGCCTGGCGTACAGCCTCGTCAACATCCCCTACGGCTCGCTCGCCGGCGCGATCACCCAGACCTCCAAGGAGCGCGCGAAGCTCTCCAGCGCCCGCACGATCGGAGCAGCCGTCGTCGGCGCCTTCCTCGGCGTCGCGATCGCCCCGCTCATCACACCCGAGAACGACCTGCAGTCGATCTTCACCTTCATGACGCTCGGCTTCATCGTCGTCGGCTTCGCGCTCTACCTCTTCACCTTCTTCACCGCGAAGGAGACGGTGCGCCGCGACGTCGCCCGCATCAGCGCCAAGCAGAGCTTCGCCGTCATCAAGAGCAACGTGCCGCTCGGCCTGCTCTGCGCCGCCTCGTTCGTCTTCCTGACCGGGATGCTCGCCATGAGCAGCGTGCAGCTCTACTACCTGCGTGATGTGCTGCACGCCATCGGCCTCTACCCGGTCATCGCCGTCGTGCAGATCGGCGGCACCCTCGGCATCGGCGTCATCATGCCGACGATCGTGCGCCGACTCGGCAAGCGCACGGCCTTCCTCGTCGGCGCGGTGATCGTCATCACCGGCGGCGCCGTCGCCTTCTTCTCGCCCGCCTCGGCCGGCGTGACCGGCTTCATCGGACTGCTCATCTCGACGCTCGGCGTCTCGTTCGTCGGCATGCTGCTGTGGGCCCTCGAGGCCGACACGGTCGAGTACGGCCAGTGGAAGACCGGCGTGCGCGGCGAGGGGATCATCTACGCGGTCTTCTCCTTCACCCGCAAGACCGGCCAGGCGGTCGGCGGTGCGCTCGCGGCCTACGCACTCGCCATCGGCGGCTACGCCGCCGGCGCCGCGCAGCAGAGCGAGGGCGCCGAAGTGGCCATCCGCTTCGCCGTGGGCGCCATCCCCGCCGTCGCCGGCATCCTCGCCTTCCTCATCATGTTCTTCTACCCGCTCACCGACGCTCGCCACCGCGAGATCGTCGCCGAGATCGACGAGCGCGGGCACGTCAGCGACCCGTCGCTCTCGACCGCTGCGTTCGTGGCCGGATCGGACGACGCGGGCCTGGGCGCCCTCGGCGACCGCCGCGCATCCGCCGCCGACGGTCCGACCGACGACGGCCCCGACGACACCGCATCCCCCTCGACCGACAAGGAGCCCCGTTCGTGA
- the manD gene encoding D-mannonate dehydratase ManD, with translation MKIESAEVLVSSPGRNFVTLRITTDTGVTGLGDATVNGRELSVASYLADHIVPLLIGLDAHRIEDTWQYLYRGAYWRRGPITMAAIAAVDTALWDIKAKVAGLPLYQLLGGRSREGLLCYGHASGAELPELFDSIRHHQEEGYRAIRVQTGVPGLPSVYGVASSANAATTADGVTSRYDHEPARPGAKPVEESWDTRAYIRHIPTVFEAVRNEFGPELPLLHDAHHRLTPIEAAKVGKSLEPYDLFWLEDVTPAENQAVLRRVREHTTTPLAIGEVFNTIFDYKDLFEEQLIDYVRSPVTHAGGITGLRRIFDYAAVYQIRSGVHGPTDVSPVGLAAAIHLGIAIPNFGIQEYMKHSEATHELFRPGYTFEDGLLKPSETPGLGVDYDDEVGAAHAYAPAYLPVNRLLDGSMHNW, from the coding sequence GTGAAGATCGAATCCGCCGAGGTGCTGGTCTCCAGCCCCGGCCGCAACTTCGTCACCCTGCGCATCACCACCGACACCGGTGTGACCGGCCTCGGCGACGCGACCGTCAACGGGCGTGAGCTCTCGGTCGCCTCGTACCTCGCCGACCACATCGTGCCGCTGCTGATCGGCCTCGACGCCCACCGCATCGAAGACACCTGGCAGTACCTCTACCGGGGCGCCTACTGGCGCCGCGGGCCCATCACGATGGCCGCGATCGCCGCCGTCGACACCGCCCTCTGGGACATCAAGGCGAAGGTCGCCGGCCTGCCGCTCTACCAGCTGCTCGGCGGCCGCAGCCGCGAGGGGCTGCTCTGCTACGGCCACGCCTCCGGCGCCGAGCTGCCCGAGCTGTTCGACTCGATCCGCCACCACCAGGAGGAGGGCTACCGCGCCATCCGCGTGCAGACCGGCGTGCCCGGCCTGCCCAGCGTCTACGGCGTCGCCTCCAGCGCCAACGCGGCCACCACGGCCGACGGCGTCACGAGCCGCTACGACCACGAGCCGGCCCGCCCCGGTGCGAAGCCGGTCGAGGAGTCGTGGGACACGCGGGCGTACATCCGCCACATCCCGACCGTCTTCGAAGCCGTGCGCAACGAGTTCGGCCCCGAGCTGCCGCTGCTGCACGACGCCCACCACCGCCTCACCCCGATCGAGGCGGCGAAGGTCGGCAAGAGCCTCGAGCCCTACGACCTGTTCTGGCTCGAGGACGTGACACCGGCCGAGAACCAGGCCGTGCTGCGCCGCGTGCGCGAGCACACCACGACGCCGCTCGCGATCGGCGAGGTCTTCAACACGATCTTCGACTACAAGGACCTCTTCGAAGAGCAGCTCATCGACTACGTGCGCAGCCCTGTCACCCACGCGGGCGGCATCACGGGCCTCCGCCGCATCTTCGACTACGCGGCGGTCTACCAGATCCGCTCGGGCGTGCACGGACCCACCGACGTCTCGCCGGTCGGCCTCGCCGCCGCCATCCACCTCGGCATCGCGATCCCGAACTTCGGCATCCAGGAGTACATGAAGCACTCGGAGGCGACGCACGAGCTGTTCCGCCCCGGCTACACCTTCGAAGACGGCCTGCTGAAGCCGAGCGAGACCCCCGGACTCGGCGTCGACTACGACGACGAGGTCGGCGCCGCGCACGCCTACGCGCCGGCGTACCTGCCGGTCAACCGCCTGCTCGACGGGTCGATGCACAACTGGTGA
- a CDS encoding gluconokinase, giving the protein MTNTAESANPVTPSIVVMGVQGSGKSTVGRLLAERIGVEFLDGDDLHPAANKAKMAGGESLTDEDRVPWLKAIGERLTSAREDGRTIVVACSALKRWYRELLRASDDGLAFLCLDGDAALVAERLSHRNHEFMPATLLASQFATLEPLAAWEAGVTVPVTLAPAEIVERAAAEFAAR; this is encoded by the coding sequence GTGACGAACACCGCGGAATCCGCGAACCCCGTGACGCCGTCGATCGTCGTGATGGGCGTGCAGGGCTCGGGCAAGTCGACCGTCGGCCGGCTGCTGGCCGAGCGGATCGGAGTCGAGTTCCTCGACGGCGACGACCTGCATCCCGCCGCCAACAAGGCGAAGATGGCCGGCGGCGAGTCGCTGACCGACGAGGATCGGGTGCCCTGGCTGAAGGCGATCGGCGAGCGACTGACATCGGCGCGGGAGGATGGCCGCACGATCGTCGTCGCCTGCTCGGCGCTCAAGCGCTGGTATCGCGAGCTGCTGCGCGCGAGCGACGACGGGCTCGCGTTCCTCTGCCTCGACGGCGACGCCGCGCTCGTCGCCGAGCGGCTCTCGCACCGCAACCACGAGTTCATGCCCGCGACCTTGCTCGCGAGCCAGTTCGCGACGCTCGAGCCGCTCGCCGCGTGGGAGGCCGGCGTCACGGTGCCGGTCACGCTCGCGCCCGCCGAGATCGTCGAGCGTGCCGCGGCCGAGTTCGCCGCGCGCTGA
- a CDS encoding mannitol dehydrogenase family protein, with amino-acid sequence MTDTTTEASVASASAASGPALSRAALAAAGQPLPAAPVRLVHLGLGAFHRAHQAWYTAHADDAADWGIAAFTGRSPDAADQLRPQDGLFTLIVRDERDDRAEIVPSIVEAVSGDDVSRLVELLSAPSTAVVTLTITEPGYRSRPDGSPDLDDPAVASDLVELRGGGRPATTIGRLVAGLDARRWAGAAPIAIVPCDNIPDNGRFVRAAVVGLAEAAGLSETAAWIRDEVSFVATSIDRITPRSTPDDRAAAEILTGWVDAAPVVTEPFRDWVLEGDFPAGRPQWESAGARFVDDIEPFERRKLWLLNGAHSLLAYAGLLRGHETVAQAVGDPELRAQVEAFWDAACRHLPDGLDLPAYRAALLERFDNARIEHRLAQIGQEGSAKLRVRAVPVLLAERAAGRDGAAAIAALVAWAALQLDGAAPPDAAEEAIAAARAADEPVTELLRLLDPALADDPAIVAAVAAGVAAGRGSAGHDAADREVAGA; translated from the coding sequence GTGACCGACACGACCACCGAGGCGTCCGTCGCATCCGCCTCCGCCGCATCCGGCCCCGCGCTTTCGCGGGCTGCGCTCGCCGCCGCCGGTCAGCCGCTGCCCGCCGCGCCCGTGCGCCTCGTGCACCTCGGCCTCGGCGCCTTCCACCGCGCCCACCAGGCTTGGTACACGGCGCACGCCGATGACGCCGCCGACTGGGGCATCGCCGCCTTCACCGGCCGCAGCCCCGACGCGGCCGACCAGCTGCGCCCGCAGGACGGCCTGTTCACGCTCATCGTGCGCGACGAGCGCGACGACCGCGCCGAGATCGTGCCGAGCATCGTCGAGGCGGTGTCGGGGGACGACGTGAGTCGTCTGGTCGAGCTGCTCAGCGCGCCGTCCACCGCCGTCGTGACGCTGACGATCACCGAGCCCGGCTATCGCAGCCGGCCCGACGGCTCGCCCGACCTCGACGACCCGGCCGTGGCCTCCGACCTCGTCGAGCTGCGCGGCGGCGGGCGCCCCGCCACCACCATCGGCCGCCTGGTCGCCGGGCTGGATGCGCGCCGCTGGGCCGGCGCCGCGCCGATCGCGATCGTGCCCTGCGACAACATCCCCGACAACGGCCGCTTCGTGCGCGCCGCCGTCGTGGGCCTCGCCGAGGCCGCCGGGCTGTCGGAGACGGCCGCCTGGATCCGCGACGAGGTCTCGTTCGTCGCCACCTCGATCGACCGGATCACACCGCGCTCGACCCCCGACGACCGGGCGGCCGCCGAGATCCTCACCGGCTGGGTGGATGCCGCGCCGGTCGTGACCGAGCCCTTCCGCGACTGGGTGCTCGAGGGCGACTTCCCCGCGGGTCGCCCGCAGTGGGAGAGCGCCGGCGCCCGCTTCGTCGACGACATCGAGCCCTTCGAGCGCCGCAAGCTGTGGCTGCTCAACGGCGCGCACAGCCTGCTCGCCTACGCCGGGCTTCTGCGCGGTCACGAGACCGTCGCCCAGGCGGTCGGCGACCCCGAGTTGCGCGCTCAGGTCGAGGCGTTCTGGGACGCGGCGTGCCGCCACCTGCCCGACGGACTCGACCTGCCCGCCTACCGCGCGGCCCTGCTCGAGCGCTTCGACAACGCCCGCATCGAGCACCGCCTGGCCCAGATCGGGCAGGAGGGCTCGGCGAAGCTGCGCGTGCGCGCGGTTCCGGTGCTGCTCGCCGAGCGGGCGGCCGGGCGGGATGGTGCGGCCGCGATCGCCGCGCTCGTCGCCTGGGCGGCGCTGCAGCTCGACGGTGCGGCTCCGCCGGACGCTGCCGAGGAGGCGATCGCCGCGGCGCGCGCCGCCGACGAGCCGGTGACCGAGCTGCTGCGACTGCTCGATCCGGCGCTCGCCGACGACCCCGCGATCGTCGCGGCGGTCGCCGCGGGCGTGGCCGCGGGCCGCGGGTCTGCCGGTCACGACGCCGCCGACCGTGAGGTCGCCGGAGCCTGA
- a CDS encoding sugar phosphate isomerase/epimerase encodes MAVIGVQAMMLKGSIEERGAFATLQRVREIGYRAIEISQIPMTTENIDELVRARDELGFEFSSTSASLDKSTAANDALETDFDKIVADTKRLGASMVRMGMMPLTALADLDSLHGFCDAAESYAQRLEEQGLHLYYHNHHVEFAKYDGRYALDIIADRSPTVGIELDAHWLQRGGVDPQRTIERFAGRVKMVHLKDYRIGQLPSEAFELLEKGDHAGFMGYFTSSVQFAEVGEGNLDWKGVIPASIAAGAEYLLVEQDQLYGRDVFDCLQTSHDNLVELGFGDLF; translated from the coding sequence GTGGCAGTGATCGGAGTTCAGGCGATGATGCTCAAGGGCAGCATCGAAGAGCGAGGGGCGTTCGCGACGCTGCAGCGCGTGCGCGAGATCGGCTACCGCGCGATCGAGATCTCGCAGATCCCCATGACGACCGAGAACATCGACGAACTGGTGCGCGCCCGCGACGAGCTCGGGTTCGAGTTCTCGTCCACCTCGGCCAGCCTCGACAAGTCGACCGCCGCCAACGACGCCCTCGAGACCGACTTCGACAAGATCGTCGCCGACACGAAGCGCCTCGGCGCGAGCATGGTGCGCATGGGCATGATGCCCCTCACGGCGCTCGCCGACCTCGACAGCCTGCACGGCTTCTGCGACGCCGCCGAGAGCTACGCGCAGCGCCTCGAAGAGCAGGGGCTGCACCTCTACTACCACAACCACCACGTCGAGTTCGCGAAGTACGACGGGCGCTACGCCCTCGACATCATCGCCGACCGCTCCCCCACCGTCGGCATCGAACTGGATGCGCACTGGCTGCAGCGTGGCGGAGTCGACCCCCAGCGCACGATCGAGCGCTTCGCCGGCCGCGTCAAGATGGTGCACCTCAAGGACTACCGCATCGGCCAGCTGCCGAGCGAGGCGTTCGAGCTGCTCGAGAAGGGCGACCACGCGGGCTTCATGGGCTACTTCACCTCCTCGGTGCAGTTCGCCGAGGTCGGCGAGGGCAACCTCGACTGGAAGGGCGTCATCCCCGCGAGCATCGCCGCCGGCGCCGAGTACCTGCTCGTCGAGCAGGACCAGCTCTACGGCCGCGACGTCTTCGACTGCCTGCAGACCTCGCACGACAACCTGGTCGAGCTGGGCTTCGGCGACCTGTTCTGA